A single region of the Panthera tigris isolate Pti1 chromosome B1, P.tigris_Pti1_mat1.1, whole genome shotgun sequence genome encodes:
- the LOC107180695 gene encoding LOW QUALITY PROTEIN: uncharacterized protein LOC107180695 (The sequence of the model RefSeq protein was modified relative to this genomic sequence to represent the inferred CDS: inserted 1 base in 1 codon; deleted 2 bases in 1 codon; substituted 4 bases at 4 genomic stop codons) — protein sequence MGREFRKTFRSSLLEERGIPSSVLEGRGIPSKLDSVLFIHQPTWDDCQQLLQVLFTTEERERILNGARKLVPGADGNPTTNQAQIDASFPLTRPQWDFNTAEGKERLQVYRQTLMGGLRMAARKPTNLAKVGNVQQGKDESPAAFLEQIMEAFRTYTPMDPEAPESKAAVIMAFVNQSAIDIRRKLQKIDRLGEKILQDLLVVAEKVYNNREPPEDKQARSMAAASSKQTQDLARILLATIADSPEERDRRLWQLADDTRKGKGTTKGGKQRLQKNQCTYCKEIGHXARDCPKRASGXGSKTDRVKVLEIYELSDXGSRGSDPLSKPRVTLKVEGTPVDFLVDNGAQHSVLRTPQGKLASKKSWVQGATGMSQYSWTTXRTVDLGMGQVSHSFMVIPECPYPLLGWDLLTKIGAQITFRQGGPQVTDDKGHPIQVLTMKLEDEYLLHQEALPREDNIDRWLQEFPSVWAEMGGMGLTTHRTPVLVELKPGESPVRIKQYPMSQEAQKGIQPHIQRLRSLGVLVPCQSAWNILLLPVKKPHTNDYRPVQDLREVNRRVTDIHPTVPNPYTLLSSLAPSRVWYTVLDLKDAFFSLPLAPQNQPLFAFEWHDPEEGYSGQLTWTRLPQGFKNSPTIFDEALHEDLGEYRREHPGLTLLQYVDDILIAADMAKDCERGTQDLLATLGALGYRASTKKAQICRESVSYLGYILEGGQWRLSDARKETVLKIPTPTSQREVREFLGSAGYCRLWVPGFTEITRPLYEATKEGKTFKWAEKEETAFNQLKKALLSAPALSLPDITKPFHLFVDEHKGIAKGVLTQALGPWNRPVAYLSKKLDPVAAGWPPCLRIIAATALLVKDADKLTLGQEIWITTPHAIEGVLKQPPDRWXSNTRMTHYQSLLLNTPRVRFHPSATLNPATLLPDPDLGAPLHDCSGILEQVRGFWTDLTDRPLPDAEITWFTDGNSFVRDGHRYAGVAVVTETDTVWAEALPSGTSAQRAEIIGLTKPLMLGAGKRLHIYTDSRYAFATAHIHGAIYQERGLLTAEGRTIKNKQEILNLLTALWLPAKLAIIHCQGHQKADNPVARGNRKADQARVHEDIWPRPCAIYEAGPTRTPHQYRPGDWVYVKRHHRETLKPR from the exons aTGGGCCGGGAGTTTCGGAAGACATTCCGATCCTCCCTTCTGGAGgaacgtggaatcccctcatctgTTTTGGAGGgtcgtggaatcccctcaaag ttagactctgttctttttatccATCAGCCCACAtgggacgattgccagcagcttttgcaggtcctgttcacgactgaagaaagagaaagaatcctcaatggggcccgaaaactagttccgggtgcagacgggaatcccaccaccaaccaggctcagatagatgcctccttccccttaactcggccccagtgggatttcaacacggcagaaggtaaggagaggctccaggtctaccgccagactctaatggggggtctccgaatggctgctagaaagccaaccaatttggccaaggtaggaaatgtacaacagggaaaagatgaatctccagctgcctttttagaacagatcatggaggcattccgtacctatacccccatggatccagaggctccggaaagcaaggcagctgttatcatggcctttgtaaaccaatcggccatagacattaggagaaaattacagaaaatagatagactaggagaaaaaattctgcaggacttactggtggtagccgaaaaggtatataataaccgggagcctcctgaggacaagcaggctcgttccatggcggctgccagcagtaagcagactcaagacctggccagaatactactagctaccatTGCTGACTCCCCCGAGGAACGAGACCGCCGTCTCTGGCAGCTGGCAGATGAcacaagaaaaggtaaaggaaccaccaag ggggggaagcagaggctgcagaagaaTCAATGcacatactgcaaggagatagggcattgaGCCCGAGATTGTCCAAAAAGGGCCAGCGGGtagggaagcaagactgatcgagtaaaagtcctagagatatatgaactaagtgattaggggagtcggggttcAGACCCTCTCTCCaaacccagggtaactcttaaagtggaggggacacCTGTTGACTTCCTGGTCGACAAcggagcacaacattcggtcctccgcaccccacaaggaaaactagccagcaagaagtcctgggtacaaggggcaactggtatgagccagtattcatggactacctgaagaacagtagatttgggaaTGGGCcaggtatcccactcctttatggtaataccagaatgcccctacccgctgttaggatgggacttactgaccaagattggagctcagataactttcagacaagggggacCTCAGGTCACTGATGacaagggccaccccatccaggtcctgaccatgaaactggaggatgaataccttCTCCACCAGGAGGCACTCCcaagagaggataatatagacagatggctacaagaattcccctcagtttgggcagagatgggggggatGGGACTAACCACTCAcaggaccccagtcctggtagagctcaagccaggagagagtccagtaaggatcaaacaataccccatgtctcaggaggcccagaaggggatccagccacacatccagagactacgaagcctaggggtactagttccttgccagtctgcctggaacatcctcctactgccggtcaaaaagcctcacacaaatgactaccgaccagtacaagacctccgggaagtaaatagGAGGGTCACagacatacacccaactgttcccaacccatatactctcttgagctccttggcgccctccagggtctggtatactgtactagatttaaaggacgccttcttcagtctgccgctggcaccccagaaccaacccttgttcgccttcgagtggcatgatccggaggagggctacagtgggcaactcacctggacacggctacctcagggattcaaaaattcacccaccatcttcgacgaggcactacacgaggacctgggtgagtacagaagggagcatcctggcctcacccttctgcagtacgtagatgacatcctgattgctgccgacatggccaaagactgtgagcgagggacccaggacctgctggctaccctgggggccttagggtaccgggcatccacgaagaaggctcagatatgcagggagagtgtaagttacctgggatatatcctggagggcggacagtggcggttatcagatgccagaaaagaaactgtcctaaagatccctactcccacctcccaaagagaagtgagggaattcctaggatcagccggctactgccgcctctgggttccaggttttaCTGAGATCACCAGGCCCttatatgaagctaccaaagaggggaaaacatttaaatgggctgaaaaagaagaaactgcctttaatcagttaaaaaaggccctcctaagtgccccagccctgagTCTTCCAGACATTACgaagcccttccacctctttgtagacgaacataagggaatagcaaaaggggttctaactcaagccttaggcccctggaaccgcCCGGTGGCTTACCTGTCtaagaaactagacccagtggctgccggctggccgccatgcctaagaattattgcggcgacagcactcctagtcaaggatgcagacaaactgaccctaggacaggagatctggatcacgaccccacacgccattgaaggggtACTGAAACAGCCTCCGGATAGAT ATAGCAATACACGTATGACTCATTAtcagagcctcctactcaacactccacgagtgcggttccaccccagtgcaaccctcaatcctgcaaccctgctgcccgaccctgacctaggtgctccactacatgactgttcgggaatcctggaacaagtacGTGGATTCTGGACGGACCTGACCGACCGGCCCCTCCCTGATGCTGAGattacttggttcactgatggcaacAGCTTTGTGCGAGACGGACACAGGTATGCGGGTGTAGCGGTGGTCACCGAAACAGACACCGTATGGGCAgaggctctaccctccggaacgTCAGCCCAGCGAGCAGAGATCATAGGCCTCACCAAGCcgctgatgctgggagctggaaaacggcttcacatctacacagacagccgttatgcatttgccactgctcatattcatggggcaatttatcaggagagggggttactgacAGCAGAAGGAcgaactataaaaaataagcaggagatacttaacctgcttacagccttatggcttcctgccaagctagccattatccactgccaagggcaccaaaaagctgataacccagtagctagaggtaatcgaaaggctgaccaggca agggtgcacgaggacatttggccgcGCCCCTGTGCCATCTATGAGGCTGGCCCGACCCggacacctcatcagtacaggccaGGAGACTGGGTCTAtgtcaagaggcaccaccgagaGACTCTCAAGCCTCGCTGA